In the Leifsonia sp. 466MF genome, one interval contains:
- a CDS encoding transglycosylase domain-containing protein, producing the protein MLGAAGAFIGMSVVAGLLVTAAVTPAIAVTGMAANNSIGVFEGLPEYLNVDQLAQPTTIYAKNGDQDVPLATFYSQNRLPVAFDQISQAAKDAAIAGEDPRFYTHGGVDIQGTVRGVLSTVAGGGVQGGSSITQQYVKNVLLQKCEALPVKSKEQKAKYQQCVDDSTGVSPDRKVKEMKYAIGIEKKYTKDQILVGYLNIAGFGGTVYGIEAAAHYYYNTTAAALTPAQAASLIAIVNEPTSLKIDNPGSETNGAANGYAKNKERRDYILQKMYQYKRLTKAQYEEAVKTPIQPAITPSERGCQTAGGSAYFCDYVQKIILNDPTFGADEDTRASNFNRGGYKIYTSLDLQLQQVAEETINSYVPASYPKADIGGVLVGVQPGTGRVLYMAQNKKYSQDPEVLNTSTDFSSVNLATDQKYGGSGGFQVGSTYKVFTLAEWLKQGHSLSEPVNANIRTYKSFKDSCAGNWSGTYTPQNDSPGETGIRNAQSATTLSINTAFISMASQVDLCEIKKDAEAFGVHTAKGEPLDTNPASVLGTNYIAPLTMATAFAGIANNGMTCSPIAIDKILDANGKDVKVPQSACTQSVDPAVANTMAKALQGPIQNGTAAGMNRTGKDMLGKTGTTEYNDQLWLVAATTKVAGAYWVGNINNHVDFRKVYPTHGKSPASARTDVMRIMMTAAVGKYGGDDFPAAPDKLTRGIQVAVPDLTGKTPDEAKSILTGLGLDSADGGPQDSVAPAGTISATDPPAGTQVSKGTPITLFTSNGSLVAVPNVVGQKYGDALATLTAAGFKVKTAGGNSPTSTVQAQDPAGNAPAKPGTQVTLTLTAPAVQPTPGTGG; encoded by the coding sequence GTGCTCGGCGCCGCCGGTGCGTTCATCGGCATGAGTGTTGTGGCCGGTCTTCTGGTCACCGCCGCCGTCACGCCTGCGATCGCTGTGACGGGGATGGCGGCCAATAACAGCATCGGCGTGTTCGAGGGACTCCCGGAGTACCTGAACGTCGACCAGCTGGCTCAGCCGACCACCATCTATGCCAAGAACGGCGACCAGGACGTCCCGCTCGCCACGTTCTACTCCCAGAACCGCCTGCCGGTCGCCTTCGACCAGATCTCGCAGGCGGCGAAGGATGCCGCGATCGCGGGCGAAGACCCTCGCTTCTACACGCACGGCGGCGTCGACATCCAGGGCACCGTGCGCGGTGTGCTCTCCACCGTCGCCGGTGGCGGTGTTCAGGGTGGTTCCTCGATCACCCAGCAGTACGTGAAGAACGTGCTGCTGCAGAAGTGCGAGGCGCTCCCGGTGAAGTCCAAGGAGCAGAAGGCCAAGTACCAGCAGTGCGTGGATGACTCCACGGGCGTGTCTCCCGACCGAAAGGTCAAGGAGATGAAGTACGCGATCGGCATCGAGAAGAAGTACACCAAGGACCAGATCCTGGTCGGGTACCTGAACATCGCAGGCTTCGGTGGCACCGTCTACGGCATCGAGGCCGCAGCGCATTACTACTACAACACCACCGCGGCAGCGCTGACGCCTGCGCAGGCGGCCAGCCTGATCGCGATCGTGAACGAGCCGACCAGCCTGAAGATCGACAACCCCGGTTCGGAGACCAACGGCGCGGCGAACGGGTACGCGAAGAACAAGGAGCGCCGCGACTACATCCTCCAGAAGATGTACCAGTACAAGCGCCTCACGAAGGCGCAGTACGAGGAAGCGGTCAAGACCCCGATCCAGCCGGCGATCACCCCCTCCGAGCGCGGCTGTCAGACCGCGGGCGGGTCGGCGTACTTCTGCGACTACGTCCAGAAGATCATCCTCAACGACCCCACCTTCGGCGCCGACGAGGACACTCGCGCCTCCAACTTCAACCGGGGTGGTTACAAGATCTACACAAGCCTCGACCTCCAGCTGCAGCAGGTCGCCGAGGAGACCATCAACTCCTACGTTCCGGCCTCCTATCCCAAGGCCGACATCGGCGGGGTGCTGGTGGGTGTGCAGCCGGGCACCGGGCGCGTGCTCTACATGGCGCAGAACAAGAAGTACAGCCAGGACCCGGAGGTGCTCAACACGAGCACTGACTTCTCCTCCGTGAATCTCGCCACCGACCAGAAGTACGGCGGCTCGGGCGGATTCCAGGTCGGCTCCACCTACAAGGTCTTCACCCTCGCCGAATGGCTCAAGCAGGGCCACTCCCTCAGCGAGCCCGTCAACGCCAACATCCGGACCTACAAGTCGTTCAAGGACTCGTGCGCCGGGAACTGGAGCGGCACCTACACGCCGCAGAACGACTCACCGGGAGAGACGGGCATCCGCAACGCTCAGAGCGCGACCACGCTGTCCATCAACACGGCCTTCATCTCGATGGCCTCCCAGGTGGACCTGTGCGAGATCAAGAAGGACGCCGAAGCGTTCGGAGTCCACACCGCCAAGGGCGAGCCTCTGGACACGAACCCCGCGTCGGTGCTGGGCACCAACTACATCGCCCCTCTGACCATGGCCACCGCCTTCGCGGGCATCGCCAACAACGGGATGACGTGCTCGCCGATCGCCATCGACAAGATCCTCGACGCGAACGGCAAGGACGTGAAGGTGCCGCAGAGCGCCTGCACGCAGTCCGTCGATCCGGCGGTCGCCAACACGATGGCGAAGGCGCTCCAGGGTCCGATCCAGAACGGCACCGCGGCAGGGATGAACCGCACCGGCAAGGACATGCTCGGCAAGACGGGAACGACGGAGTACAACGACCAGCTTTGGCTCGTGGCGGCCACGACGAAGGTCGCCGGCGCCTACTGGGTCGGCAACATCAACAACCACGTCGACTTCCGCAAGGTGTACCCGACCCACGGCAAGTCGCCCGCGTCGGCTCGTACCGATGTCATGCGAATCATGATGACCGCGGCGGTCGGCAAGTACGGCGGCGACGACTTCCCGGCGGCGCCCGACAAGTTGACGCGCGGCATCCAGGTCGCAGTTCCCGACCTGACGGGTAAGACGCCCGACGAGGCGAAGTCGATCCTGACCGGCCTCGGGCTGGACTCGGCCGACGGCGGCCCGCAGGACTCGGTCGCCCCCGCCGGAACGATCTCGGCGACAGATCCGCCCGCCGGTACGCAGGTCAGCAAGGGCACGCCCATCACCCTGTTCACCAGCAACGGGTCCCTCGTGGCGGTCCCGAACGTGGTGGGCCAGAAGTACGGCGACGCTCTCGCGACGCTGACTGCCGCCGGATTCAAGGTGAAGACCGCGGGCGGCAATAGTCCGACCTCGACCGTTCAGGCTCAGGATCCCGCCGGCAATGCCCCTGCCAAGCCGGGAACCCAGGTGACCCTGACCCTGACCGCACCCGCCGTCCAGCCGACACCGGGCACGGGCGGATAG
- a CDS encoding metallophosphoesterase, producing the protein MARGVLRPAASALAFLAGAGAAAFAYGSLVERRAYTLREVSAPVLPAGAQPIRVLHLSDLHMAPWQRDKQEWIRSLARLKPDLIVETGDVLGHARGLEGVRAAYDGFRGIPGVFVHGSNDYFGPQAKNPLKYFLGPSKKRPSTAPRLDTAALTAYFRDLGWTDLDNRAAGLEVRGTHLEFFGVDDPHIRFDRVEAIPGALDQLREDDPFSDDNAWPDEGPSEQRQAVTIGVTHSPYRRILDAFVTYGASMIFAGHTHGGQVCVPGFGALVTNCDIPRAQVKGLSVWRHAFRSAYLNVSAGLGTSIFAPVRFACRPEASLVTLTPAP; encoded by the coding sequence GTGGCGCGCGGAGTCCTCCGACCGGCGGCGTCCGCCCTGGCGTTCCTCGCCGGGGCGGGCGCCGCCGCGTTCGCCTATGGTTCGCTGGTGGAGCGTCGCGCGTACACGCTGCGCGAGGTGAGCGCGCCGGTCCTTCCGGCCGGGGCGCAGCCGATCCGCGTTCTCCACCTCTCCGACCTGCACATGGCGCCCTGGCAGCGCGACAAGCAGGAGTGGATCCGCTCCCTCGCCCGGCTGAAGCCGGACCTGATCGTCGAGACCGGAGACGTGCTCGGCCATGCCCGGGGCCTCGAGGGCGTCCGTGCCGCCTACGACGGCTTCCGCGGCATCCCGGGCGTCTTCGTGCACGGATCCAACGACTACTTCGGCCCGCAGGCGAAGAACCCGCTGAAGTACTTCCTCGGCCCGTCGAAGAAGCGCCCGTCGACCGCCCCGCGGCTCGACACGGCCGCCCTGACGGCGTACTTCCGCGATCTGGGCTGGACCGACCTGGACAACCGGGCGGCCGGCCTGGAGGTCCGGGGAACGCACCTCGAGTTCTTCGGTGTCGACGACCCGCACATCCGTTTCGACCGGGTGGAGGCCATCCCCGGCGCTCTGGACCAGCTGCGCGAGGACGACCCGTTCTCGGACGACAACGCCTGGCCGGATGAGGGCCCGAGCGAGCAGCGGCAGGCGGTCACCATCGGTGTCACGCATTCGCCGTACCGTCGCATCCTCGACGCCTTCGTCACCTACGGTGCGTCGATGATCTTCGCGGGCCACACGCACGGCGGTCAGGTCTGCGTTCCGGGGTTCGGCGCGCTGGTCACGAACTGCGACATCCCACGCGCACAGGTGAAGGGGTTGAGCGTCTGGCGCCATGCCTTCCGCTCGGCGTACCTCAACGTGTCGGCGGGCCTCGGCACGTCGATCTTCGCGCCGGTGCGCTTCGCCTGCCGCCCGGAGGCGTCGCTGGTCACGCTGACGCCCGCGCCGTGA
- the msuE gene encoding FMN reductase has product MSHPLNVVGVSGSPTHPSRTTVLVDEVTRAYAEASGGIARTIRLAPLLPELGAGPFRSSLSPTVTEALEAVENADILVVGSPAYRATYTGLFKLFFDHVGQYALVDKPVVLTATGGSDRHALLVEHQMRPLFGFFQSLTLPLGIYAAESDFEDYEIRSQDLRDRIDTAVARTLPLVRSDDSVSRLAEPEFARPDAF; this is encoded by the coding sequence ATGTCGCATCCACTCAACGTGGTCGGAGTGAGCGGAAGCCCGACCCACCCGTCGCGCACCACCGTGCTCGTGGACGAGGTCACGCGCGCCTATGCCGAGGCGTCCGGGGGCATCGCCCGCACGATCCGGCTGGCGCCCCTTCTGCCGGAGCTCGGCGCCGGTCCCTTCCGGAGCAGTCTCAGCCCGACGGTCACCGAGGCTCTGGAGGCGGTCGAGAACGCGGACATCCTCGTGGTCGGGTCACCCGCCTACCGGGCCACGTACACAGGCCTGTTCAAGCTGTTCTTCGACCACGTCGGCCAGTACGCCCTGGTCGACAAGCCGGTCGTCCTGACGGCCACGGGAGGCAGTGACCGGCACGCGCTGCTGGTCGAGCACCAGATGCGTCCGCTGTTCGGGTTCTTCCAGTCGCTGACCCTGCCCCTGGGCATCTACGCGGCCGAGAGCGACTTCGAGGACTACGAGATCCGCTCCCAGGACCTGCGGGATCGCATCGACACCGCTGTGGCTCGCACGCTGCCTCTGGTGCGTTCGGACGACTCCGTCTCGCGGCTGGCGGAGCCGGAGTTCGCCCGGCCGGACGCGTTTTAG
- a CDS encoding LLM class flavin-dependent oxidoreductase, producing the protein MSSIPLSVLDLASRPAGGTNADAVAGTIQLAQAAERLGYERFWVAEHHGMPAIASSAPAVLIAGVAAATERIRVGSGGVMLPNHAPLVVAEQFGTLRALYGDRIDLGIGRAPGTDGATAMALRRSPEGLGVEDFPQQLLDLYGFFYGGMSDANPLHGITAIPGLGDAPQIWLLGSSGYSAQVAAALGIPFAFAHHFAGENTEAALNLYRSRFEPSDTLAEPHTMIAVNVIADEDPQTVRALSLPGQLSFLRMRQGQKPEPVSVEEALAHEFTPLEEEFIAARNARQAIGTPDEVKARLEALLASTQVDELMVSSGAATLEGRIRSLEIVRELYPAA; encoded by the coding sequence GTGAGCAGCATCCCCCTCAGCGTCCTCGACCTCGCCAGCCGCCCCGCCGGGGGCACCAACGCCGATGCCGTCGCCGGCACCATCCAGCTCGCGCAAGCGGCCGAACGGCTCGGCTACGAGAGGTTCTGGGTCGCAGAGCACCACGGCATGCCCGCCATCGCGTCGAGCGCCCCGGCTGTTCTCATCGCCGGAGTCGCGGCAGCGACCGAGCGCATCCGGGTCGGCAGCGGCGGTGTGATGCTGCCCAACCACGCGCCGCTGGTCGTGGCGGAGCAGTTCGGCACCCTGCGCGCCCTGTACGGCGACCGCATCGACCTCGGCATCGGCCGCGCGCCGGGAACTGACGGCGCCACAGCGATGGCTCTGCGCCGGAGCCCCGAGGGACTCGGCGTCGAGGACTTCCCACAGCAGCTCCTCGACCTGTACGGCTTCTTCTACGGCGGCATGAGCGACGCCAACCCTCTGCACGGCATCACCGCCATCCCCGGCCTCGGCGACGCGCCTCAGATCTGGCTGCTGGGCTCGAGCGGCTACAGCGCCCAGGTGGCCGCCGCCCTCGGCATCCCGTTCGCGTTCGCCCATCACTTCGCAGGCGAGAACACCGAGGCCGCGCTCAACCTGTACCGCTCGCGATTCGAGCCGAGTGACACCCTCGCCGAGCCGCACACGATGATCGCGGTCAACGTCATCGCGGACGAGGACCCGCAGACCGTGCGCGCCCTGTCCCTTCCCGGCCAGCTGTCCTTCCTGCGGATGCGTCAGGGACAGAAGCCCGAGCCGGTCAGCGTGGAGGAGGCGCTCGCCCACGAGTTCACCCCGCTGGAGGAGGAGTTCATCGCTGCCCGCAACGCCCGTCAGGCGATCGGGACGCCCGACGAGGTGAAGGCGCGACTCGAGGCGCTGCTGGCCTCCACCCAGGTGGACGAGCTGATGGTCTCGTCCGGCGCCGCGACGCTGGAGGGGCGCATCCGCTCGCTGGAGATCGTCCGGGAGCTGTACCCCGCAGCATGA
- a CDS encoding DUF4012 domain-containing protein encodes MATGLTEPDAPPRPAVGPSVAPRRRRRLRHPVLVGILVGLGAILLFTIVWIGVRGFLAQRALTDAIPAAEQVKTAIATGDLAAAGRAADSLSRKTHEAAALTSDPVWVTVEAVPWLGPNLAAVRTAAAASDDVASRVVRPLVAAGTGVDLRALAITDGRIDLAPITAAQPAVAKARAAFTDARASVATIETGALVSPVASGVDRLHDVLDKAAPEMDALGNAVRLLPSMLGADGPRDYLLAAQNPAELRATGGLIGAVALVHADNGAVTLQRQEAGTSIGPWKTPVADVPLNTEGLYGPLVGRYLQDANLTPDFPLAAATASRMWTTTYGGTVDGVIAVDPVVLSGLLKATGPVTLPTGDRLTSANAVKMLLSDVYQRYEDPAQQDAFFASAASAVFDRMSSGNVDAKKLLTALADAGESRRVLIWTTHTEDQKVLAGTTLAGGLPASDLSTAGIGVYFNDATGAKMDYYLRTSVAAGSAVCRADGKPSTVVTVTLTNRAPADAGTTLPRYVTGGGTYGVTPGNIRTRVAVYGPTGGLLAATLSGGENYTTVAGVDRSRPVSLYTVELAPGESKTVTVQFLNDQQTSSDLSVVTTPTLPGDGTTPDVGARNAVAPIVVQCSSVVK; translated from the coding sequence ATGGCGACAGGTCTCACGGAGCCGGACGCGCCGCCGCGTCCCGCGGTTGGGCCGTCGGTCGCGCCACGAAGACGTCGCAGGCTGCGGCATCCCGTCCTCGTCGGCATCCTCGTCGGGCTGGGCGCCATCCTGCTTTTCACCATCGTGTGGATCGGCGTCCGCGGCTTCCTGGCCCAGCGTGCGCTCACTGACGCCATCCCGGCAGCCGAGCAGGTGAAGACCGCGATCGCGACGGGGGACCTCGCCGCCGCGGGTCGCGCCGCCGACTCGCTCAGCCGGAAGACGCACGAGGCCGCGGCGCTCACCTCGGATCCGGTCTGGGTCACCGTCGAAGCCGTCCCGTGGCTGGGGCCGAACCTCGCGGCGGTCCGCACTGCTGCGGCCGCATCCGACGATGTGGCCTCGCGGGTCGTGCGGCCGCTGGTCGCCGCCGGCACCGGCGTGGACCTCCGCGCTCTGGCCATCACGGATGGCCGGATCGACCTCGCACCCATCACGGCGGCGCAGCCCGCGGTCGCGAAGGCCAGGGCGGCCTTCACCGACGCTCGCGCGAGCGTCGCGACCATCGAGACCGGCGCTCTCGTGAGTCCGGTCGCCTCGGGAGTGGATCGGCTGCACGATGTGCTCGACAAGGCGGCTCCGGAGATGGATGCGCTGGGCAACGCCGTCCGCCTGCTTCCTTCGATGCTGGGCGCCGACGGTCCGCGAGACTACCTCCTGGCCGCCCAGAACCCAGCCGAGCTCCGCGCGACGGGCGGTCTGATCGGCGCGGTCGCCCTCGTCCATGCCGACAACGGCGCTGTCACGCTGCAGCGCCAGGAGGCCGGCACCTCCATCGGTCCGTGGAAGACCCCGGTCGCCGACGTGCCGCTCAATACGGAGGGCCTCTACGGACCGCTCGTCGGCCGCTACCTCCAGGATGCCAATCTCACTCCGGACTTCCCGCTCGCGGCGGCGACCGCCTCGCGGATGTGGACGACGACTTACGGCGGCACCGTCGACGGCGTGATCGCCGTCGACCCGGTCGTCCTCAGCGGCCTCCTCAAGGCGACGGGCCCGGTGACGCTGCCGACCGGCGATCGGCTCACCTCCGCCAATGCCGTGAAGATGCTTTTGAGCGACGTCTATCAGCGCTACGAGGATCCGGCGCAGCAGGACGCCTTCTTCGCGTCCGCCGCGAGTGCCGTGTTCGACCGGATGTCGTCCGGGAACGTGGATGCGAAGAAGCTGCTGACCGCGCTGGCGGACGCCGGTGAGTCGCGCCGTGTGCTGATCTGGACCACGCACACCGAGGACCAGAAGGTGCTCGCGGGCACGACGCTCGCCGGGGGCCTTCCCGCGTCCGATCTGTCGACCGCGGGCATCGGCGTGTACTTCAACGACGCGACCGGCGCCAAGATGGACTACTACCTCCGCACCTCGGTCGCTGCCGGATCCGCCGTGTGCCGCGCGGACGGCAAACCGTCGACGGTCGTCACCGTGACATTGACCAACCGGGCCCCCGCAGACGCCGGGACGACCCTGCCTCGTTACGTGACCGGCGGTGGCACGTACGGCGTGACTCCCGGCAACATCCGCACGCGGGTGGCCGTCTATGGGCCGACGGGAGGGCTCCTGGCCGCGACATTGAGCGGCGGGGAGAACTACACCACCGTTGCGGGCGTCGATCGCTCGCGGCCGGTCAGTCTGTACACGGTCGAACTGGCTCCGGGGGAGTCGAAGACCGTCACCGTGCAGTTCCTGAACGACCAGCAGACGTCGTCGGACCTCAGTGTCGTGACCACGCCGACGCTTCCGGGGGACGGTACGACCCCCGATGTGGGGGCACGCAACGCCGTCGCGCCCATTGTCGTACAGTGCTCGTCCGTCGTAAAGTGA
- a CDS encoding UDP-glucose dehydrogenase family protein: MRISVIGCGYLGAVHAASMAHLGHDVVGIDVDEAKIALLSAGRPPFFEPGLPEVLESAAPSGRLRFTTDFSAVSEADVHFVAVGTPQVADGDAADMRFVDAAFASLLEHVKPGDLIVGKSTVPVGTAARLAELVAQAQPEVTLAWNPEFLREGFAVSDTVSPDRLVYGVPEGESGERAARLLDEVYASAVAAGTPVIVTDYATSELVKVSANAFLATKISFINAMAEIAEVTGADVTKLADAIGHDARIGRRFLNAGVGFGGGCLPKDIRAFSARARELGKGDAVRFLDEVDQINLRRRTRVVELVREEAGGLAGVRVGVLGLAFKPHSDDIRDSPALDIAMRLADAGAIVTATDPQAVENARRRAPQLRFAETAEDAVRDADVVVLITEWPEFTSLDPEAVGELVAHRTVIDGRNALDPAAWRGAGWTYRGLGR, translated from the coding sequence ATGAGAATCTCCGTGATCGGCTGCGGCTACCTCGGAGCGGTCCACGCCGCCTCGATGGCCCACCTGGGCCACGACGTCGTCGGTATCGACGTCGACGAGGCCAAGATCGCCCTCCTCTCCGCCGGTCGTCCGCCGTTCTTCGAACCAGGGCTGCCGGAGGTGCTCGAGTCGGCCGCGCCGTCCGGGCGCCTACGCTTCACCACGGATTTTTCCGCCGTGTCCGAGGCCGACGTCCACTTCGTCGCCGTTGGCACGCCCCAGGTGGCCGACGGGGATGCGGCAGACATGCGCTTCGTCGACGCCGCATTCGCTTCCCTCCTGGAGCACGTGAAGCCCGGCGATCTCATCGTCGGCAAGAGCACCGTCCCGGTCGGGACCGCCGCGCGTCTGGCGGAGCTGGTCGCGCAGGCGCAGCCGGAGGTCACACTCGCCTGGAATCCCGAGTTCCTCCGCGAGGGATTCGCGGTGAGCGACACCGTGAGCCCCGACCGCCTCGTGTACGGCGTTCCCGAGGGCGAGTCGGGGGAGCGCGCCGCACGCCTGCTCGACGAGGTCTACGCGTCCGCGGTCGCCGCGGGCACACCGGTCATCGTGACCGACTACGCGACCTCCGAGCTGGTCAAGGTCTCGGCGAACGCCTTCCTCGCCACGAAGATCTCGTTCATCAACGCGATGGCCGAGATCGCCGAAGTGACCGGCGCGGATGTGACCAAGCTGGCGGACGCGATCGGGCACGACGCGCGCATCGGGCGCCGCTTCCTCAACGCCGGCGTCGGATTCGGCGGCGGCTGCCTCCCGAAGGACATCCGCGCATTCAGTGCCAGGGCCCGCGAGCTCGGCAAGGGCGACGCTGTCCGGTTCCTCGACGAGGTCGATCAGATCAACCTGCGCCGTCGGACGCGTGTCGTCGAACTGGTGCGCGAGGAGGCCGGTGGACTGGCCGGCGTGCGTGTCGGTGTGCTGGGACTCGCCTTCAAGCCGCACTCGGACGACATCCGCGACTCCCCGGCGCTGGACATCGCCATGCGACTCGCCGACGCGGGGGCGATCGTCACCGCGACCGACCCTCAGGCCGTCGAGAACGCACGACGTCGTGCGCCCCAGCTGCGCTTCGCCGAGACGGCGGAGGACGCGGTCCGGGATGCGGACGTCGTCGTCCTGATCACGGAGTGGCCGGAGTTCACGAGCCTGGATCCGGAAGCGGTCGGCGAGCTCGTGGCGCATCGCACGGTGATCGATGGACGCAATGCGCTCGACCCGGCGGCGTGGCGCGGAGCAGGGTGGACGTATCGCGGTTTGGGCCGCTGA
- a CDS encoding thymidine kinase translates to MAKLYFRYGAMNSGKSTAMLQAAYNYEERGHRVLLTKPSIDTKGDLGILSRLGVTREVDFLIAPETDAYGAFQRHRERTIKRFDTDVSALLVDEAQFLTEAQVDDLLRIALLDNVPVLAYGIRTDFQTVAFPGSRRLLEVAHSLEELKTICRCGRKAIFNARKIDGVFVFDGDQVAIDGASVSYESLCGNCYLQESRGVLNNGRRHWPVEAAPAYVDEPDPDFT, encoded by the coding sequence GTGGCAAAACTGTATTTCCGCTACGGAGCGATGAACAGCGGCAAGAGCACGGCCATGCTTCAGGCCGCCTACAACTACGAGGAGCGCGGCCACCGCGTCCTGCTCACGAAGCCGTCGATCGACACGAAGGGCGACCTGGGCATCCTCTCCCGCCTGGGCGTCACCCGGGAGGTCGACTTCCTCATCGCGCCCGAGACCGACGCGTACGGCGCCTTCCAGCGGCACCGCGAACGCACCATCAAGCGCTTCGACACCGACGTCAGCGCGCTCCTGGTGGATGAGGCCCAGTTCTTGACGGAGGCGCAGGTCGACGACCTCCTGCGCATCGCGCTGCTCGACAACGTCCCGGTGCTCGCGTATGGCATCCGCACCGACTTCCAGACCGTCGCGTTCCCGGGGAGCCGCCGGCTGCTCGAGGTCGCGCACAGTCTGGAAGAGCTGAAGACGATCTGCCGCTGCGGGCGCAAGGCGATCTTCAACGCCCGCAAGATCGACGGGGTGTTCGTCTTCGACGGCGACCAGGTCGCGATCGACGGTGCATCGGTGTCGTACGAGTCCCTCTGCGGGAACTGCTACCTTCAGGAAAGTCGAGGGGTGCTCAACAACGGCCGGCGGCATTGGCCGGTCGAGGCGGCTCCCGCCTACGTCGACGAGCCCGACCCCGACTTCACCTGA
- a CDS encoding response regulator transcription factor, which translates to MRTMRPDDPGAPATSAAGRSTEPPIRLAILDDHEILLDSLASWIEKNAPEFDLVVRAGSWLELVHSDAFPTDLVIMDLQLKESVSIGARVRTCRAAGAKVVVLSAVDTPEDRDAALAAGAVAYVTKSQPMTELVAAALSASGRGVGRTAAPTAWRPKPLIPESARPRLSDGERQALVLYADGRTTSEVARAMNVQYETAKTYLRRVREKYGKAGRPTSSRADLIRRAAEDGYLT; encoded by the coding sequence ATGAGAACCATGCGTCCGGACGACCCCGGAGCGCCGGCGACCTCGGCCGCCGGACGATCCACGGAGCCGCCGATCCGTCTGGCGATCCTGGACGACCACGAGATCCTGCTCGACAGCCTGGCGTCGTGGATCGAGAAGAACGCCCCCGAGTTCGACCTCGTCGTCCGCGCCGGCAGCTGGCTGGAGCTGGTGCACAGCGACGCCTTCCCGACCGACCTCGTCATCATGGACCTGCAGCTGAAGGAGTCGGTATCCATCGGCGCCCGGGTCCGCACCTGCCGTGCTGCGGGCGCGAAGGTCGTCGTCCTCAGCGCCGTCGACACACCGGAGGACCGGGATGCGGCGCTCGCCGCCGGAGCCGTCGCCTACGTCACCAAGTCGCAGCCGATGACCGAGCTGGTCGCCGCAGCGCTGTCGGCGTCCGGACGCGGTGTCGGCCGGACCGCCGCACCGACAGCCTGGCGCCCGAAGCCCCTCATCCCCGAGTCCGCCCGGCCGCGGCTGAGCGACGGCGAGCGTCAGGCCCTCGTCCTCTACGCCGACGGGCGGACCACCTCCGAGGTAGCGCGCGCCATGAACGTGCAGTACGAGACGGCCAAGACCTACCTGCGGCGGGTGCGCGAGAAGTACGGCAAGGCCGGACGTCCGACGAGCTCCCGTGCCGACCTGATCCGCCGGGCTGCGGAGGACGGATACCTCACCTGA